From Halorubrum salinarum, the proteins below share one genomic window:
- a CDS encoding enolase-like domain-containing protein, with amino-acid sequence MSHYERIADLTVTIESVSRRRHAANTTSGFERTTTEYRLAGDGVVGRGEDVTYETADHDALAGTDPIDIEGEWTIDELSDRLDEIDLFHGHEPANETSRNYRRWAVESAALDLALRQRGESLGERLGVDPEPVRFVVSTRLGDPPSTDRVEALLARDPELEFKLDPTPEWPEAAFETLRETDAVRVLDLKGWYKGTEVDVEPDPELYRDVFAAFPAAVVEDPAFTPATSALVQPQADRLSFDYPIDGVESLESLPVEPGWCNIKPSRFGTLESLFETIAYCEEEGIQPYGGGQFELASGRTAIQTLAALCYPDAPNDVAPRAYNDPDAEPPYPKSPLRPSDDAVGFEF; translated from the coding sequence ATGAGCCACTACGAGCGGATCGCGGACCTGACGGTCACGATCGAGTCGGTCTCGCGGCGACGCCACGCGGCGAACACGACGAGCGGCTTCGAGCGGACGACGACGGAGTACCGGCTCGCGGGCGACGGCGTCGTCGGCAGGGGAGAGGACGTGACCTACGAGACGGCCGACCACGACGCCCTCGCCGGCACCGACCCGATCGACATCGAGGGCGAGTGGACCATCGACGAGCTGTCGGACCGGCTCGACGAGATCGACCTCTTCCACGGCCACGAGCCCGCAAACGAGACGTCCCGCAACTACCGCCGGTGGGCGGTCGAGAGCGCGGCGCTCGACTTGGCCCTCCGACAGCGCGGGGAGTCGCTCGGCGAACGCCTCGGCGTGGACCCCGAACCGGTCCGCTTCGTCGTCTCGACGCGGCTCGGCGACCCGCCGTCGACCGACCGCGTGGAGGCGCTGCTCGCCCGAGACCCGGAGTTAGAGTTCAAGCTCGACCCCACACCGGAGTGGCCGGAGGCGGCCTTCGAGACGCTGCGCGAGACCGACGCCGTGCGCGTCCTCGACCTGAAGGGGTGGTACAAGGGGACGGAGGTGGACGTCGAGCCCGACCCGGAGCTGTACCGCGACGTGTTCGCGGCGTTCCCGGCCGCGGTCGTGGAGGATCCGGCGTTCACGCCCGCGACGAGCGCGCTCGTCCAGCCGCAGGCGGACCGGCTCTCGTTCGACTACCCGATCGACGGCGTCGAGAGCCTCGAATCCCTCCCGGTCGAGCCCGGCTGGTGTAACATTAAGCCCTCTCGGTTCGGCACGCTCGAATCGCTGTTCGAGACGATCGCCTACTGCGAGGAGGAGGGGATCCAGCCGTACGGCGGCGGGCAGTTCGAACTCGCGAGCGGCCGCACCGCGATCCAGACGCTCGCCGCGCTGTGTTACCCCGACGCCCCGAACGACGTGGCGCCGCGGGCCTACAACGACCCCGACGCCGAGCCGCCGTATCCGAAGAGCCCGCTCCGACCGAGCGACGACGCGGTCGGCTTCGAGTTCTGA
- the engB gene encoding GTP-binding protein EngB produces the protein MFEDRPDRDAEVVLVGRSNVGKSTLMRELTGHDFSTGGKPGVTRQPNHFDWASESFMFTDLPGFGFMSGVEEEHREQIKTDIVRYLEDNADSILAGVVVMDGKAAVDIIDRHAERGNVPHDVEMYGFLEDVGVEPIVAVNKTDKIDDLDERLDEICDRLGLFPPWQQWSDRVAPICAKRGDIEALEECLRTRFHDHNRDDLLKFVS, from the coding sequence ATGTTCGAAGACCGGCCGGACCGCGACGCCGAGGTCGTCCTCGTTGGGCGCTCGAACGTCGGCAAGTCCACGCTGATGCGCGAGCTGACGGGCCACGACTTCTCGACCGGCGGCAAGCCGGGCGTCACCCGCCAGCCGAACCACTTCGACTGGGCCAGCGAGAGCTTCATGTTCACGGACCTCCCCGGCTTCGGCTTCATGTCCGGCGTGGAGGAGGAACACCGCGAGCAGATCAAGACGGACATCGTCCGCTACCTGGAGGACAACGCCGACTCGATCCTCGCGGGGGTCGTCGTGATGGACGGCAAGGCGGCGGTCGACATCATCGACCGGCACGCCGAGCGCGGGAACGTCCCCCACGACGTGGAGATGTACGGCTTCCTGGAGGACGTGGGCGTCGAGCCCATCGTCGCCGTCAACAAGACCGACAAGATCGACGACCTCGACGAGCGGCTCGACGAGATCTGCGACCGGCTCGGGCTGTTCCCGCCGTGGCAGCAGTGGTCCGACCGCGTGGCGCCCATCTGCGCGAAGCGCGGCGACATCGAGGCGTTAGAGGAGTGCCTCCGGACGCGTTTCCACGACCACAACCGCGACGACCTGCTGAAGTTCGTCTCTTAA
- a CDS encoding Na+/H+ antiporter NhaC family protein, which produces MTGAETFGAVSLVPPLLAIVLAMVTRKPVLSLFLGIWSGAAIYTTNHGVVQTLDWLVSSIGESTFNAKIMLIVLFLGAGVALIWRLGGANALANAVTSRLDSQRKVGAATWIFGMIWFFDDYSNTAIVGTTMREISDEVSISREKLAYMIDSTAAPVATFGISSWVAYQLSMIRDGYEAAGVSVDAGQVPSAFALFLQSVPFNMYCLLAVVMVGIIVFSKRDFGEMLDAEHRSATEGKVLRDGAIPMQSAEDSLGDVLTDSPQLRYFVLPTLTLMVTVVGGGFYTGLEASEPGAGPFEIAGNAAFVDALLWGTFMMVAVALVIGIASGVADLDEAMETVIDGFGMMLTALTILVMAWTIGTVTTALGTGVFVTNIAEEFVSPTLLPVVVLLASAFIAFSTGTSWGTMAIVTPIAVPLAWSVGGATPALLPVAIGTVFSGAIFGDHCSPISDTTILSSTFTGADHIDHVRTQIYYATTVLIVAAVLLTVWGATRITPLVLLPIGVVTLAGLVYVLSEFDANRKGVAATRTVRAGNRSPADDD; this is translated from the coding sequence ATGACGGGAGCCGAGACGTTCGGCGCCGTCTCCCTCGTGCCGCCGCTGTTAGCGATCGTGCTCGCGATGGTGACGCGGAAACCGGTCCTCTCGCTGTTCTTAGGGATCTGGTCCGGGGCCGCGATCTACACGACGAACCACGGCGTGGTCCAGACGCTGGACTGGCTCGTCTCCTCGATCGGCGAGAGCACGTTCAACGCGAAGATCATGCTGATCGTGCTGTTCCTCGGGGCCGGCGTCGCGCTCATCTGGCGGCTCGGCGGGGCGAACGCCCTCGCGAACGCGGTGACCTCCAGGCTCGACTCCCAACGGAAGGTCGGCGCGGCGACGTGGATCTTCGGCATGATCTGGTTCTTCGACGACTACTCGAACACGGCGATCGTCGGCACCACGATGCGGGAGATATCCGACGAGGTGAGCATCTCTCGGGAGAAGCTCGCGTACATGATCGACTCGACCGCCGCGCCGGTCGCGACGTTCGGTATCTCGAGCTGGGTCGCGTACCAGCTGAGCATGATCCGCGACGGCTACGAGGCGGCGGGCGTCTCCGTCGACGCCGGTCAGGTCCCCAGCGCCTTCGCGCTGTTCCTCCAGAGCGTCCCGTTCAACATGTACTGCCTGTTAGCGGTCGTGATGGTCGGGATAATCGTCTTTTCCAAGCGGGACTTTGGCGAGATGCTCGACGCCGAACACCGCTCGGCGACGGAGGGGAAGGTCCTGCGCGACGGGGCCATCCCGATGCAAAGCGCCGAGGACAGCCTCGGCGACGTGCTGACCGACTCGCCGCAGCTCCGGTACTTCGTGCTCCCGACCCTCACCCTGATGGTGACTGTGGTCGGCGGCGGGTTCTACACCGGACTCGAGGCGTCAGAGCCCGGCGCGGGGCCGTTCGAGATCGCCGGCAACGCCGCGTTCGTCGACGCGCTCCTCTGGGGGACGTTCATGATGGTGGCCGTCGCGCTCGTCATCGGCATCGCGAGCGGGGTCGCCGACCTCGACGAGGCGATGGAGACCGTGATCGACGGCTTCGGAATGATGCTGACCGCGCTCACGATCCTCGTGATGGCTTGGACGATCGGGACCGTCACCACCGCGCTGGGCACCGGCGTCTTCGTCACCAACATCGCGGAGGAGTTCGTCTCGCCCACGCTGCTCCCGGTCGTCGTGTTACTGGCGTCCGCGTTCATCGCGTTCTCGACCGGCACTTCGTGGGGGACGATGGCGATAGTCACCCCGATCGCGGTCCCGCTGGCGTGGAGCGTCGGCGGCGCGACGCCGGCGCTGCTCCCCGTCGCGATCGGGACCGTGTTCAGCGGTGCCATCTTCGGCGACCACTGCTCGCCCATCTCTGACACGACGATCCTCTCGTCGACGTTCACCGGCGCCGACCACATCGATCACGTCCGCACCCAGATCTACTACGCCACGACGGTGCTGATCGTGGCCGCGGTGCTGCTGACGGTGTGGGGCGCAACCCGGATCACGCCGCTGGTGCTGCTCCCGATCGGCGTGGTGACGCTCGCTGGCCTGGTGTACGTGCTCTCCGAGTTCGACGCGAACCGGAAGGGCGTGGCGGCGACCCGCACGGTTCGGGCCGGCAACCGGTCGCCCGCCGACGACGACTGA
- a CDS encoding 5-formyltetrahydrofolate cyclo-ligase — protein sequence MDKQAVREAVWDAFDAGDHARFPFPPHDRIPNFAGADAAAERLAETEVWEAAATLKANPDAPQLPVRRAALCAGKTVYVAQPRLRDPDPFLRLDPAEIPPAEIDDATTVSGIGEYGTPTAPEAVAHVDLIVAGSVGVTADGARIGKGEGYSDLEWAVLRELGAADADTTVATTVHECSVLDGPESAVGPDADLPKPDAHDVPLDLVVTPERTVRTDTPYARPDGIDWDALDAERLSEIPVLADRAP from the coding sequence ATGGACAAACAGGCCGTCCGCGAGGCGGTGTGGGACGCCTTCGACGCAGGCGACCACGCGCGCTTCCCGTTCCCGCCGCACGACCGGATCCCGAACTTCGCCGGCGCCGACGCCGCGGCTGAGCGGCTCGCGGAAACCGAGGTGTGGGAGGCGGCCGCGACGCTGAAGGCCAACCCCGACGCGCCGCAGCTCCCGGTCCGCCGAGCCGCGCTCTGCGCCGGCAAGACCGTCTACGTCGCGCAGCCCCGGCTCCGCGACCCGGACCCGTTCCTCCGGCTCGACCCCGCCGAGATCCCGCCGGCGGAGATCGACGACGCGACCACCGTCTCCGGGATCGGCGAGTACGGGACGCCGACCGCGCCCGAGGCCGTCGCGCACGTCGACCTGATCGTCGCCGGCTCCGTCGGCGTCACCGCCGACGGCGCTCGGATCGGCAAGGGCGAGGGGTACAGCGACTTGGAGTGGGCGGTCCTCCGCGAACTCGGCGCGGCCGACGCCGACACGACGGTGGCGACGACCGTTCACGAGTGCTCCGTGCTCGACGGCCCCGAGTCGGCCGTGGGCCCGGATGCCGACCTCCCGAAACCCGACGCGCACGACGTACCGCTCGACCTCGTCGTGACGCCCGAGCGGACGGTCCGGACCGACACGCCGTACGCGCGCCCGGACGGCATCGACTGGGACGCGCTCGACGCGGAGCGGCTGTCCGAGATTCCCGTCCTCGCCGATCGAGCGCCCTGA
- a CDS encoding archaeosine biosynthesis radical SAM protein RaSEA, translating into MSQPSPDAYEQGRGMDAHNAVMRDIRAERSETYDPTEPTRVWIDEDNTPDGVVNSLTIILNTGGCRWARAGGCTMCGYVAESVEGGSVAHEDLMTQIDACLDHEAEEAEEPAELIKIYTSGSFLDEREVPAETRGAIAETFADRDRIVVESLPDFVEREKIADFADHGIATDVAVGLETATDRVRHDCVNKYFDFADFEAACAEAAAADDEFDADVGIKAYLLMKPPFLAEPEAAADMIDSIRRCADVDGCHTVSMNPTNVQRYTMVDELFFEGGYRPPWLWSVAHVLEATADVDAIVVSDPVGHGSERGAHNCGECDDRVQTAIKDFDKRQDPSVFEQVSCECEATWEYVMAEETSYNMPLAR; encoded by the coding sequence ATGAGCCAGCCGAGCCCCGACGCGTACGAGCAGGGGCGCGGGATGGACGCGCACAACGCCGTGATGCGCGACATCCGCGCCGAGCGCTCGGAGACGTACGACCCGACGGAGCCGACCCGCGTGTGGATCGACGAGGACAACACGCCCGACGGCGTGGTGAACTCCCTCACGATCATCCTGAACACCGGCGGCTGCCGGTGGGCCCGCGCCGGCGGCTGTACGATGTGCGGCTACGTCGCCGAGTCGGTGGAGGGCGGCAGCGTCGCCCACGAGGACCTGATGACCCAGATCGACGCCTGCCTCGACCACGAGGCCGAGGAGGCCGAGGAGCCGGCGGAGCTGATCAAGATCTACACCTCCGGCTCCTTCCTCGACGAGCGCGAGGTGCCGGCCGAGACCCGCGGAGCCATCGCCGAGACGTTCGCGGACCGTGACCGGATCGTCGTCGAGTCGCTGCCGGACTTCGTCGAGCGCGAAAAGATCGCCGACTTCGCGGACCACGGCATCGCGACCGACGTGGCGGTCGGCCTGGAGACCGCGACCGACCGCGTCCGCCACGACTGCGTGAACAAGTACTTCGACTTCGCCGACTTCGAGGCCGCCTGCGCCGAGGCGGCCGCGGCCGACGACGAGTTCGACGCCGACGTGGGGATCAAGGCGTACCTCCTCATGAAGCCGCCCTTCCTCGCGGAGCCCGAGGCGGCCGCCGACATGATCGACTCGATCCGGCGGTGCGCCGACGTGGACGGCTGTCACACCGTCTCGATGAACCCGACGAACGTCCAGCGCTACACGATGGTCGACGAACTGTTCTTCGAGGGCGGCTACCGGCCGCCGTGGCTCTGGTCGGTCGCGCACGTGCTCGAAGCGACCGCGGACGTCGACGCCATCGTCGTCTCCGACCCGGTCGGCCACGGCTCCGAGCGCGGCGCGCACAACTGCGGCGAGTGCGACGACCGCGTCCAGACCGCGATCAAGGACTTCGACAAGCGGCAGGATCCGAGCGTCTTCGAGCAGGTGTCCTGTGAGTGCGAGGCCACGTGGGAGTACGTGATGGCCGAGGAGACGAGCTACAACATGCCCTTGGCGCGATAG
- a CDS encoding bifunctional metallophosphatase/5'-nucleotidase produces MSRDRDYGRRDVLRAGGIVLGGSLVSGSAAAADGEGATTLTVLSYNDIQTAAAQDENFPRLVTLIEQRRAAADGPVVVVGGGDEVGPHALSPVSQWRAPVDVLNEVGPDADVIGNHEFDYGLDPISDVTADSEFPWLATNLVDSETGEAFDGTESVRIVERGGVKVGLIGLVDEGATFGKTNIKFNEEGLTLEDYTETGPAEAKRLKEEEGVDAVVALAHTGISDAEDLAEADADDDIDVIVVGDDEQFYPPEEVDGSIVSEARARARYLSEIELTVEGGEVTSFDGQLIEVTDDIEKDPTASDIINEYRGEVSLDSTVVETETPLNATFGANYHRETGYGNLITDAMRERVDADAAITNAGGIRSDSVYGPGEITGGDIFNTLPFPNTVISLELTGEELVETLESQVVTLESETGQNFGEEISQQTSGLRFEWVPHDDADELIRDVYVDGEPLDLEETYEVAVNSFIANGGSGYPLADKPVAEETGELQAETVVNYLQERETIAPTVEGRMQRVDRDLPDASVTVDGNGKVVTQFDAPDDVDSVAEDAVAVWTPDGEHLDAETVVFAAGGDNLMVRVDDGDLADAVEDADDGDEVPLDLYAEYESSEFDQIYFERSRLNADVAATVRRRGRGRAGPPGR; encoded by the coding sequence ATGTCACGGGACCGTGACTACGGACGGCGTGACGTACTGCGAGCGGGTGGAATCGTACTCGGCGGGTCGCTCGTCTCCGGCTCGGCGGCGGCCGCGGACGGCGAGGGAGCGACGACGCTCACCGTCCTGTCGTACAACGACATCCAGACGGCGGCGGCGCAGGACGAGAACTTCCCGCGGCTGGTGACGCTCATCGAGCAGCGGCGGGCGGCGGCCGACGGCCCCGTCGTCGTGGTCGGCGGCGGCGACGAGGTGGGACCGCACGCGCTGAGCCCGGTCTCGCAGTGGCGCGCGCCGGTGGACGTGCTCAACGAGGTCGGCCCGGACGCGGACGTGATCGGCAACCACGAGTTCGACTACGGGCTCGACCCCATCTCGGACGTGACGGCCGACTCCGAGTTCCCGTGGCTCGCGACGAACCTCGTCGACAGCGAGACCGGCGAAGCGTTCGACGGGACGGAGTCCGTCCGAATCGTCGAGCGAGGCGGTGTCAAGGTCGGCCTGATCGGACTCGTCGACGAGGGCGCGACGTTCGGAAAGACGAACATCAAATTCAACGAAGAAGGGTTGACACTCGAAGACTACACCGAAACCGGCCCCGCCGAAGCGAAGCGGCTCAAGGAAGAGGAGGGCGTCGACGCCGTCGTCGCCCTCGCGCACACGGGCATCAGTGACGCCGAGGACCTCGCGGAGGCCGACGCGGACGACGACATCGACGTGATCGTCGTCGGCGACGACGAGCAGTTCTATCCGCCCGAGGAGGTCGACGGGTCGATCGTCTCAGAGGCTCGGGCCCGCGCCCGCTACCTCAGCGAGATCGAGCTGACGGTCGAGGGCGGCGAGGTCACCTCGTTCGACGGGCAGCTGATCGAGGTCACCGACGACATCGAGAAGGACCCGACCGCGTCCGACATCATCAACGAGTACCGCGGAGAGGTGAGCCTGGACTCGACGGTCGTGGAGACGGAGACGCCGCTCAACGCCACGTTCGGGGCGAACTACCACCGCGAAACCGGCTACGGTAACCTGATCACCGACGCGATGCGCGAGCGCGTCGACGCCGACGCCGCGATCACGAACGCGGGCGGTATCCGCTCGGACTCGGTGTACGGGCCCGGCGAGATCACCGGCGGTGACATCTTCAACACGTTGCCGTTCCCGAACACGGTCATCTCGCTTGAGCTCACCGGCGAGGAGCTCGTCGAGACCTTAGAGAGCCAGGTCGTCACGCTGGAAAGCGAAACTGGGCAGAACTTCGGCGAGGAGATATCCCAGCAGACCAGCGGCCTGCGCTTCGAGTGGGTCCCCCACGACGACGCCGACGAACTGATCCGCGACGTGTACGTTGACGGCGAGCCGCTCGACCTCGAGGAGACGTACGAAGTGGCAGTCAACAGCTTCATCGCAAACGGCGGGAGCGGCTACCCGCTGGCGGACAAACCCGTAGCCGAGGAAACGGGAGAGCTCCAGGCGGAGACCGTGGTCAACTACCTACAGGAGCGGGAGACGATCGCTCCGACCGTCGAAGGCCGGATGCAGCGCGTCGACCGCGACCTCCCCGACGCGTCGGTCACCGTCGACGGGAACGGCAAGGTGGTCACGCAGTTCGACGCGCCCGACGACGTCGACTCCGTCGCCGAGGACGCCGTCGCCGTGTGGACGCCGGACGGCGAGCACCTCGACGCGGAGACGGTCGTCTTCGCGGCGGGCGGTGACAACCTGATGGTCCGCGTCGACGACGGCGACTTGGCGGACGCGGTCGAGGACGCGGACGACGGCGACGAGGTTCCGCTCGACCTCTACGCCGAGTACGAGTCGAGCGAGTTCGACCAGATCTACTTCGAGCGCTCGCGGCTGAACGCCGACGTGGCGGCGACCGTGCGCCGCCGCGGTCGCGGCCGCGCCGGCCCCCCGGGACGCTGA
- a CDS encoding aldehyde ferredoxin oxidoreductase family protein produces the protein MTEMGGYRDRVAQVDLGGGEVSYRGIDDDDAEKYIGARGLGVKYVFDKGPDVDPLGPENRLAFMTGPLTGTQTVMSGRIALVTKSPLTGTVTDSHHGGWSGARLKWAGLDGILLDGESDEPVYLFVEDGDVEVRDASHLWGQGVHDTIDQLGEEVEGKVGRDVSVMAIGQGGENQVRYGCVINEDDRASGRGGTGAVMGAKKVKAVVVKSGTDMPKPADPETFQEGYQQAMEVIRESDVTAPNEGGLSMYGTNVLMNATEEMDGLPSKNAKYTSTEAYHDAEGVDIEAERVSGENVRENILVDEPTCHSCPVACKKEVEVNVTHKGQDMNVRTESYEYESAWALGPNSGHSDRDEIAVMLQRCNDLGIDTIEAGNMMAMAMEMSEEGKLDGVGHLDWGDSETMIDLIDEIGHRSSDLGDLLAEGPERVADAKDAHGNKLSVKGQTMAAYDPRCMKGMGIAYATSNRGACHLRGYTPAAEILGIPEKVDPYEWEGKGELTATFQDLHAVSDSFDICKFSAFAEGIEEYVLQYNGVTGRDVTEDELFEAGERVYNLERYYNNLAGFDGADDTLPNRFIEGHPDAVPGTGASEGELVELDQLKAEYYETRDWVDGVVPDEKLEELGIDIGPGTGVSAGDSAAPADD, from the coding sequence ATGACTGAAATGGGCGGCTACAGAGACCGTGTGGCACAGGTCGATCTCGGCGGTGGCGAGGTCAGCTACCGCGGGATCGACGACGACGACGCGGAGAAGTACATCGGCGCGCGCGGGCTCGGCGTCAAGTACGTCTTCGACAAGGGGCCCGACGTGGACCCGCTGGGACCGGAGAACCGACTGGCGTTCATGACCGGCCCGCTGACGGGCACCCAGACCGTGATGAGCGGCCGGATCGCGCTGGTGACGAAGTCCCCGCTGACGGGGACGGTCACCGACTCGCACCACGGCGGCTGGTCCGGGGCGCGGCTCAAGTGGGCCGGGCTCGACGGCATCCTGCTCGACGGCGAGAGCGACGAGCCCGTCTACCTGTTCGTCGAGGACGGCGACGTGGAGGTACGCGACGCCTCGCACCTCTGGGGGCAGGGCGTCCACGACACGATCGACCAGCTCGGCGAGGAGGTCGAGGGCAAGGTCGGCCGCGACGTCTCGGTGATGGCGATCGGCCAGGGCGGCGAGAACCAGGTGCGCTACGGCTGCGTCATCAACGAGGACGACCGCGCCTCGGGCCGCGGCGGCACCGGCGCCGTGATGGGCGCGAAGAAGGTGAAGGCGGTCGTCGTGAAGTCGGGCACGGACATGCCCAAGCCCGCCGACCCCGAGACGTTCCAGGAGGGGTACCAGCAGGCGATGGAGGTCATCCGCGAGTCCGACGTGACCGCGCCCAACGAGGGCGGGCTCTCGATGTACGGGACCAACGTCCTGATGAACGCGACCGAGGAGATGGACGGGCTCCCGTCGAAGAACGCGAAGTACACCTCGACCGAGGCGTACCACGACGCGGAGGGCGTCGACATCGAGGCGGAGCGCGTCTCCGGCGAGAACGTCCGCGAGAACATCCTCGTCGACGAGCCGACTTGTCACTCCTGCCCGGTCGCGTGTAAGAAGGAGGTCGAGGTCAACGTCACGCACAAGGGCCAGGACATGAACGTCCGCACGGAGTCGTACGAGTACGAGTCCGCGTGGGCGCTCGGTCCGAACTCGGGGCACTCCGACCGCGACGAGATCGCGGTCATGCTCCAGCGCTGTAACGACCTCGGCATCGACACCATCGAGGCCGGCAACATGATGGCGATGGCGATGGAGATGAGCGAGGAGGGCAAACTCGACGGCGTCGGTCACCTCGACTGGGGCGACTCCGAGACGATGATCGACCTCATCGACGAGATCGGCCACCGCTCGTCGGACCTCGGCGACCTCCTCGCGGAGGGCCCCGAGCGCGTCGCCGACGCGAAGGACGCGCACGGCAACAAGCTCTCCGTCAAGGGGCAGACGATGGCCGCCTACGACCCGCGCTGTATGAAGGGCATGGGGATCGCGTACGCGACCTCCAACCGCGGCGCCTGCCACCTGCGCGGCTACACGCCGGCCGCCGAGATCCTCGGGATCCCGGAGAAGGTCGACCCGTACGAGTGGGAGGGCAAAGGCGAGCTCACCGCCACCTTCCAGGACCTCCACGCGGTGTCAGACTCGTTCGACATCTGTAAGTTCAGCGCGTTCGCGGAGGGAATCGAGGAGTACGTCCTCCAGTACAACGGCGTCACCGGCCGCGACGTCACGGAGGACGAGCTGTTCGAGGCCGGCGAGCGCGTCTACAACCTCGAACGCTACTACAACAACCTCGCCGGCTTCGACGGCGCGGACGACACGCTGCCGAACCGGTTCATCGAGGGCCACCCGGACGCCGTTCCCGGCACCGGCGCCAGCGAGGGCGAACTCGTCGAACTCGACCAGCTGAAGGCCGAGTACTACGAGACCCGCGACTGGGTCGACGGGGTCGTCCCCGACGAGAAGTTGGAGGAACTCGGCATCGACATCGGCCCCGGCACCGGCGTCTCCGCCGGCGACTCCGCGGCCCCGGCCGACGACTGA